The DNA sequence GGGCGCCTGCGCCTGCTCCGGCGGCATCTTCGACTCCTACTCCGTGCTCCAGGGCATCGACCGGATCATCCCCGTCGACGTGTATGTGCCCGGCTGCCCGCCCCGCCCCGAGCAGGTGCTCGACGGCCTGATGCGCGTCCAAGACCTGGCCCGCACCGAATCGATTCGCCGCCGCAACGCGCCCGAGTATCAGGCGCTGCTGGCTTCTTATAACATCAAGTAGTGCGGACGCGGGCCCTTTCGGCAGTTCGCCGAATGGGCCCGTTTCTACCTCTTAGCTTCTCTTACAGGAATGGCTGAAAATACTCCAGAATCTGCGGCAGCATCCCAGGACGCGGCGGCCCCGCAAGACCCGCAGGCGGCCAAGAACGCCCAGCTGCTAGCGCTGCTACAGCGGCTGTTCGGTGCCGACACGTTCACGGACGTCGAGGAGCCGTACGGCCTGCTGACGGTGACCACCACCCGGGAGCGGATTCACGAAATCATTGCCGGCTTGCAGCAGGACCAGGAGTTGCAGATGAACTTCCTGACCACGATGTGCGGCATTCACTACCCCGAAAACGAGGGTAAGGAACTGGGTATGATCTACCACGTGCATAGCCTGGTCAACAACCTGCGCCTGCGCCTGAAGATCTTCTTCCCCATTGCCGACCCGGTAGTACCCACGCTGACCGACCTCTACGCCACGGCCAACT is a window from the Hymenobacter aquaticus genome containing:
- a CDS encoding NADH-quinone oxidoreductase subunit C; this encodes MAENTPESAAASQDAAAPQDPQAAKNAQLLALLQRLFGADTFTDVEEPYGLLTVTTTRERIHEIIAGLQQDQELQMNFLTTMCGIHYPENEGKELGMIYHVHSLVNNLRLRLKIFFPIADPVVPTLTDLYATANWMEREAYDFYGIIFTGHPNLIRILNVEDMDYHPMRKEYALEDGTREDKTDLFFGR